The following proteins come from a genomic window of Acidobacteriota bacterium:
- the ccmA gene encoding heme ABC exporter ATP-binding protein CcmA produces the protein MIHARGLGIRFGTQWALAHVDLDLEAGERLLLAGANGSGKTTLLRLVAGLRKPTAGELLVDGRNPSEDRFGTRSTLSLVSHHDYLYDRLTAIETLRLWSSLCGERGGSGGLTDLLAELGLQDAAGRQVGGFSAGMRKRLVLARSRLENPRLLLLDEPFASLDPQGQTLIEGWIERFTDGGGTLIVASHAVERASRLCNRAILLEQGQVAWHGAAGGLEAAWARRLR, from the coding sequence TTGATTCACGCACGCGGACTCGGTATCCGCTTCGGCACCCAGTGGGCCCTGGCCCATGTCGACCTCGATCTGGAGGCGGGTGAGCGCCTGCTTCTGGCGGGGGCCAACGGCTCCGGGAAGACGACGCTGCTGCGGCTGGTCGCCGGCCTCAGGAAACCGACGGCGGGGGAGCTCCTGGTCGACGGCCGCAACCCGTCCGAAGACCGTTTCGGCACCCGAAGCACGCTCTCCCTGGTCTCCCACCACGACTATCTCTACGACCGGCTGACCGCGATCGAGACCCTCAGGTTGTGGAGTTCGCTGTGCGGGGAGCGCGGCGGTTCCGGCGGGCTCACGGACCTGCTCGCCGAACTCGGTCTCCAGGACGCCGCCGGCCGTCAGGTCGGCGGCTTTTCGGCCGGAATGCGGAAGCGGCTCGTCCTCGCGCGGTCGCGGCTCGAGAACCCCCGGCTGCTGCTGCTCGACGAGCCGTTCGCGTCTCTCGATCCCCAGGGTCAGACGCTGATCGAGGGCTGGATCGAGCGCTTCACCGATGGCGGCGGAACCCTGATCGTGGCCTCGCATGCGGTCGAACGGGCCTCCCGCCTCTGCAACCGGGCGATCCTTCTGGAGCAGGGCCAGGTCGCGTGGCACGGCGCCGCCGGCGGG
- a CDS encoding sigma-70 family RNA polymerase sigma factor has translation MEATRATDEELVAAILDGETALYTDLVQRYQGRLVNYLNRFLGNVDESQELSQEVFLKVYRALDRYNPTYRFSTWLFRVAKNAAIDLLRKRRLKLVPMQRVGFDGETREREFPSEERDPYRALRNLERRDAIGAAIDGLKDEYRELIQLRHFAEMTYEEIAEFKGMPLGTVKNKLFRGRRMLKARLAEYLTD, from the coding sequence GTGGAGGCAACTCGGGCGACCGACGAGGAGTTGGTGGCTGCGATTCTGGACGGCGAGACGGCCCTGTACACCGACCTCGTGCAGAGGTATCAGGGTCGGCTGGTCAACTACCTGAACCGCTTTCTCGGCAACGTCGACGAGTCGCAGGAGTTGTCCCAGGAAGTGTTCCTAAAGGTCTACCGGGCCCTCGATCGTTACAACCCCACCTACCGATTCTCGACATGGCTCTTTCGAGTGGCAAAGAACGCGGCGATCGACCTGCTGCGCAAGCGGCGTCTCAAGCTGGTTCCGATGCAGCGGGTCGGCTTCGACGGAGAAACGCGGGAGAGGGAGTTTCCGAGTGAGGAGAGGGACCCGTACCGGGCGCTTCGGAACCTCGAACGGCGCGATGCGATCGGTGCCGCGATCGACGGTCTGAAGGACGAGTACCGAGAGTTGATCCAGTTGAGACACTTCGCCGAGATGACCTACGAAGAAATCGCCGAGTTCAAGGGAATGCCCCTGGGCACGGTGAAGAACAAGTTGTTTCGCGGCCGCCGGATGCTGAAGGCCCGGTTGGCTGAATACCTCACCGACTGA
- a CDS encoding zf-HC2 domain-containing protein: protein MTSSRSGVSGRASDACSHAELIDAYVDGAVAEPEREQAERHLLECGECRNEARALAALGELLAAERLAPEPLEVAVRAPSRARRRRALAAAAALVGLFGGSLAVLAGLAPQVESATSAVAALFDFTVTVALVGAGLLEASWRGVSAAASSVLQPAAPGLVFGGLAAAGLTALLFSLLRRGSRATVRERQQR, encoded by the coding sequence ATGACGAGTTCCAGGAGTGGGGTCAGCGGTAGGGCGTCCGACGCCTGTTCCCATGCAGAACTGATCGACGCCTACGTCGACGGCGCGGTGGCCGAGCCCGAGCGCGAGCAGGCGGAGCGGCACCTTCTGGAATGTGGCGAGTGCCGAAACGAGGCGCGCGCCCTGGCCGCGCTGGGCGAGCTTCTGGCCGCGGAACGGCTCGCGCCCGAGCCGCTCGAAGTCGCGGTCCGCGCCCCGTCGCGGGCACGCCGTCGCAGGGCCCTGGCAGCGGCCGCGGCCCTGGTGGGGCTGTTCGGCGGCTCTCTCGCGGTACTCGCCGGGCTCGCGCCCCAGGTCGAATCGGCGACCTCGGCAGTGGCGGCGCTGTTCGACTTCACGGTCACCGTCGCGCTGGTCGGTGCCGGCCTGCTCGAGGCCTCGTGGCGGGGCGTGAGCGCTGCGGCGTCCTCGGTGCTCCAGCCCGCGGCGCCCGGCCTCGTGTTCGGCGGCTTGGCGGCCGCCGGCCTCACCGCGCTCCTGTTCTCTCTGCTGAGACGCGGTTCCAGGGCGACGGTTCGGGAACGGCAACAGCGCTGA
- a CDS encoding polymer-forming cytoskeletal protein, with product MPDIVNKRPHLLAPALLACVAVAGGCTPAERPVESAGEAVVVEAEAVVRDQVIAVGRDLELRGEARSDAVVLSGDARVDGVVSGDVIVLDGDVHLGSPARVGGDVFVLGGEVNAESGAAVEGRTVAWPRAPSSLLILAEGPLMGRSPLSPAVAMLNLALLLAWLLVSVVLVWGFDSSLLGTAQSVLERPFRNFFVGLVAVLAVGLTFGLVTAVAPAMIGVPLLVVCAVAAMVCKLWGTVAVFMAVGTRLLPKRGGTAGRAMAAVLVGLLALGLVKMVPYVGGWTWTIVTCIGVGAALDSRLGRCDPWFAGLD from the coding sequence GTGCCCGACATCGTCAACAAGCGCCCGCACCTGCTAGCTCCGGCTCTGCTGGCCTGTGTCGCGGTCGCGGGCGGCTGCACGCCTGCCGAGCGACCCGTGGAGAGCGCCGGGGAGGCCGTCGTCGTCGAGGCGGAGGCGGTCGTGCGGGATCAGGTCATCGCGGTGGGCCGGGATCTGGAGTTGCGCGGCGAAGCTCGCTCGGACGCGGTCGTTCTGAGCGGAGACGCCCGCGTCGACGGTGTCGTGTCGGGCGACGTGATCGTGCTCGACGGCGACGTTCACCTGGGATCGCCGGCCCGCGTGGGAGGCGATGTGTTCGTGCTGGGCGGCGAGGTGAACGCAGAGTCCGGGGCCGCGGTCGAGGGCCGCACGGTGGCCTGGCCGCGGGCGCCGTCCTCGTTGCTCATCCTGGCCGAGGGGCCGCTGATGGGCCGCTCGCCGCTGTCGCCGGCGGTGGCGATGCTGAACCTGGCGTTGCTGCTCGCGTGGTTGCTGGTGTCGGTGGTCCTGGTCTGGGGGTTCGACTCGTCGCTCCTCGGGACCGCCCAGAGCGTCCTGGAGCGGCCGTTCCGCAACTTCTTCGTCGGCCTGGTGGCGGTGCTCGCGGTGGGTCTGACCTTCGGTCTGGTGACGGCGGTGGCGCCGGCGATGATCGGTGTGCCGCTACTCGTCGTGTGCGCCGTGGCGGCGATGGTGTGCAAGCTGTGGGGCACCGTGGCGGTGTTCATGGCGGTGGGCACCCGCCTGCTGCCGAAGCGCGGTGGGACCGCCGGCCGGGCGATGGCCGCCGTGCTCGTCGGTCTCCTCGCTCTGGGCCTGGTCAAGATGGTGCCGTACGTGGGTGGCTGGACCTGGACGATCGTCACCTGCATCGGGGTCGGCGCCGCGCTGGACAGCAGGCTCGGACGCTGCGACCCGTGGTTCGCCGGCCTCGACTGA